In Elusimicrobiaceae bacterium, the following proteins share a genomic window:
- a CDS encoding pilus assembly protein: MKLFRREREGQVTVELMLILPVLMLMIFFILEYGNIAYHTIIANHASYEFARIGALVAANKPSGKANSSTAKNKINAAKRKVFGADADRITVGVKIESTGVDPMYTAHRHEDVVVTVVYPIELAFPGTSWLLASEPKKDGIRKVEAVTRMPVEKIYASSDPKK; this comes from the coding sequence ATGAAACTTTTTCGTAGGGAGCGTGAAGGGCAAGTGACGGTGGAATTGATGCTTATTCTGCCGGTGCTGATGTTGATGATATTCTTTATCTTGGAATATGGAAATATTGCCTATCACACGATTATAGCCAATCACGCTTCCTATGAATTTGCCCGTATCGGAGCTTTGGTGGCCGCCAATAAGCCTAGCGGTAAAGCAAACTCCAGTACGGCTAAAAATAAAATTAATGCTGCAAAGCGTAAAGTGTTTGGTGCTGATGCAGACCGTATTACAGTAGGTGTAAAAATAGAATCAACGGGTGTAGACCCGATGTATACGGCTCACCGTCATGAAGATGTTGTGGTGACGGTTGTTTATCCGATAGAGTTGGCTTTTCCCGGAACTAGCTGGTTGCTAGCCAGTGAACCCAAAAAGGACGGCATTCGCAAGGTAGAGGCAGTCACACGTATGCCGGTCGAAAAAATATATGCCAGCTCTGACCCTAAAAAGTAG